TCTGTACCCCAGTTGAATAATGCCTTTAATGGGGAGGCTTGATTGTTTTCTGTCActtaaaaatgtaaaagaatataagatCGATTGCTATTTGATAGTTTTGTTCTTAATGAATAGATGGTACACCAACTCGTATGTATCGCCTCCACCATCCTTTGATGCACTTCCGACTGTACTTGTTCTCTCTCATTGCCCGTTAAAACTTCTGGGAGACAGTAAATGATCTTAGAATATCAAATATTCTTGagataatctttttattttcttagaagaaaaataaacaattaaattgATTGGTATGTCACATTCATGATGTTTCATCATattaacaaacaaacaaacaaagtGACAGTTGAAGTGGATGCTGGCAATCCCCCACTCCATCCTGACCTCGATGGGATGTTTTAGACTACCAATGCTAAATGGGTCGTGGAAATCGTTCCTcatattttcctttaatttttttatataaaataatattaactattatttttcattttgaaatataaactaattatttatttaaataacttaaatggGATTTCCAACGCCACTCCTCCTTCTAGgcttttcaataataaaagaaaaataaccgTTGCAGCTACACTCTTTCCGAGTAACAAACACAGaaattctctctcttttttcttttttctttttttggttttttcctatacatattttacttagattatttatttgatagcaaaaataagtaataactatgtttattttatttagtagaACAtctacataaattttatactattcttctaatttttttattatttatctttattttttatataattaaaaatataaaataatatttcataaaatttgtaatccattttgtaatttaacggcttttcattaaaagaaaataatttactaaTCGAAATCgaaagtatataaatttatttttaattttaataaaggctaattcttaaaaatattacaacTTAGTAAAAAGACAAACgaataagaattttaaaaataataattaaggaggaaggtttattttaaaaatttaaaattaaaatttgagaaattttaGATATTGATGATTTCTAACTTGATATTCTGATTTTGATACAAGTAAAATGGTAActtaaattaatcttttctttttttaacttgGCATTAAAAAGTTAAAGCTTCTCACCTTTTTCATAAATGGTTATCACAAGCATAACTATTGGTGGAAAACCTTATATAAGAAGTCCAATCAACATTTTAGCAAAAATAGTATTgaaaaattcaacaaaattatgTTCATGAAAGTCTAATACAGAAAGATTAAGATTTTCTCTTTCAAATTTCCTAATTAAAGGAATTTCACCATCCCTGTTTAGGAGCTTAATTTAGGCGTCAAAGAAGAATTACGGGAACACAGCAGTCTtttagccagattaagaatatTCTTAGAACTCCTCTCAAAACTTATCAGATCTGATCCACCAACAGTGGTTAATTATTGATGAGGTATGTCCTtgcaatttcaaaataaaacaaagagtAAAGAAATCAGaaagattatttattatctttgtATTAGTTAAGTTGCACAGACAGACAGTTGCACTATCGCATCGGACAAGATTGGCGTTTCATGTTTGGCTGTAATTTATGACTAATGATTCTGAAATTATAGTCCTGACCATAATCTTGCCAAAGTGTTTTCCTTTCATTAAAGCTCTCAATTGGGACCAATTGCTTAAATTGGGAACTTCCGGTCCGACAATTGCCTTCCACTTCCcacatttcaattattttttgtatacTCTAGGGTATTAGTCCAGTTGTCTCAGCCCCACGGCCTCCTAtagaaaaatcataataataataaaacaaagagaagaaagaaatgttatttgttaattttgttttgggaACAATAATGAGAAAAGGAGTTCACGGGTTCTTTATTGAATGTATTTGTATAACAAAGTCGTGTACCTAACTTTGTCTTTATTCTTTAGATTATTTCAGTAATGAAGTCATCGTTCTAAATGATAAGATCACAAGAAGAAGACCCTCTACCACTTGCAGACAGACCCCATGCATGGCATATAGAATCAAATAGGCCAACTTGAATACCTTCCTCAAGAAATTCTCTCTTTTCATGACCACATAATGCAAACATGAGGCACactgaaaaaaagaaaaaaacaaagagctggagaggaaagaaaggagTGAAAGGCCtgacagaagaagaagaacagaCGATAGGAGTTCTACTTTCCTAGGAGAACAAGTTCCTTTTAATACCAAAAACTGAATTAAcgttaaaaagagaaaatcttAATGAGATGCTTGCATTCTTGATTAAACTTGCAACTGAGTTCTACTATGTGGGCATCGTCATAACCTACCTATCAACAAACAACTTTCATTAAACTTGCAACTATCATTAAGAGATGCTTGCATTGCATTGCAGATGCAGCAATTCCTTAAGAGTGGTTATATTTGGCCAGGCATCGCACATTTCTGCCTTCAACTGCCATTTTCAAGGACTTACCAAACATATCACACGGCCTCCTCTACCAGTTTAACTCAATTTGCTGATAGAAAAGTGTGGCCTCTAGACCTCCCACTTGTCTCTTTTTAACGTTATCTTCTTCTTGGTTATGTTACATAGTTGGGCTACCATATGCAATAGCAGATTCAACACCTACAAATAATCAAGCCCCAGATCCAACCATAGCTCCGTCTGGGAGTCAAAACCCAACCCCTATTCCAGTTGCTGCTACTGATTAAACCCAAATCCTAACACAACATCTATTGCATGCCAACCAAAAAGTCAATACTAGTAATGCTATCGAAAATTCCATCATGATTCCACCAGCAGCTCCTAGACGTAGCTGCTCCACCGTCAATCCCTCTCCTAAATATACCAACTGGCTCCAGTGCACCTGCAAATAGACGTCGTTGCAGCATCCTGCAAAGCCTTGGCAGTCACTTAGAAGAATGATTTTGCCCAATTCTTATACTCAATCTATTTGGCTCGACCTTGTGAATATCCTCAATGGACTAAATAACATCCTAACCACATGTGGCAGCAGTGGCTAATCTAAAATTTCAtgttttcctctttttctttattaagaATAACGCTTGACCTTTTCTTTGCAATTACGTAATTTGTTTCAACTTTATTCGGTACAATCCAGCTGCTTCATCAAGATTTCAGGTGGCACAGGAAAACGAGGGAAAcagtttttctttctcctaTAATTGGCCTCTATCACAGATCACAAACATAATTTATGCTTTTTAGTGAGGGCATATTGATGTTCCCAATAATAATTAGCAGGAACAAAGAATATTTGTACATCAAGAGTACACAAATGAACAAATTGATGGGACTGGGAGGAAATAGTGCAAGGGATACTAGGGCGTGAAAGGTGATAAATTCCACTATCATTATGCAAGAGTATACTCGATCAATGTTTCTGATGTATGTGTATGGCCATTGATGTATCTATATGTTCAGTAATCCTATTTTGTTATCACATTGGACAAACATGAAGAACCAGCAACAATAACAAGAAGAAACTATGAAAATCTTACCTTTTTCAGAATGTTTTTTTAAGATATACACTTAGGTCGATTGCCCAACTCGTTCATTACCAAATCTGttaataattgtaattatCGTAACCTAATAACTATTATAAATTGCGATAACCTGCAGAATCTAAAATAATCGTAATTCCCCATCTCATGTAATTAAATCCAACGGATACATGAGGTCATGGCATTTTAACCCGCTAGACCTATTAACTAAATCACATCAGTGATAATTCCAAATGTTGGAAGGAATATAAATGAGCAAAACCACTAAATTACATTCCAAATTagattagaattaattaactttgccttttttctaatttatcttTCAGAGTTTTATTgtttgtttaatatttaagttattgaaatatttaatttattgatgttttaAGGTTTTATATAATTGACGATTTGCAtgattatttcaaattattggaggcaaaatttgtatatataaagtaaaatattgtGGCCTTAGCAATCAAAATTCTGCAACTATATAcccattttgtaattatattcAGTATAATGATAATGCAgaagtaataaataatactaagCAATTATGTAGTATAATTTAGAAAGCTATGGATAGAAATGAGAACTCCAAATTCCAATCTTCAattttcaatcttcaatctagCATAAGCAAACAcagattttaaattcataaacaaaCAAGAGTAGATAACTAAAGATAGAGATCTTAAGCACACTTAAAGCCTTGAGGAACCTCTCTTCCACAAGCACTAAGAAGTAGACTAATAGCAACAGGCACTTCAACCTTCACAACCCCAAGTACATTACTCTTTATCGCAGTGCATAAACACAATGCAGCTTCAAGATCAGCTACACCTTTAATGAGGGTACAGCATTCCTTGCTTGGTTTAGTTCCAATGACCTCATGAACCAACCCTAACCAGCTCCCACACACCCCAAACGTAAGGGTATCCTTGGGGCATCTGGCCGGCTTCTCGGGGACGGAAGGCACTTTTGGAGGGCATACGGGTACCTTATGAGATGAAACACAAGTGAAAAGTATGAGACTAAGGAGAAGTAAAAGAGTTGCTGCCTTAGAAGAACTGAAAGCCATTCTATCCAGTAACACTTTCGGTACTGTTGTTAAGGTAATTTAATAGGACCGACGATCATTGGAGCCTTGGAGGAAGCAATGGCCAATAATAATTAGGGCATGAAAGATATTTGAGCTAGATTTGTTATTGCCAATAAAGGAATGGAATAGCTGTTAGTAGCCAATATCTTGGTTCTATGGCTGATAGCAGCCTTATCTGTTAGATAAAAGATTTAGCAAGGCCAAAACATACAATAGCTAGCTATAAAGGGCCCAGCAGCCTTCCTAGGCCCTAAATCCTTTCAATCAATAGCTTTCTTCCAGCCAGGGAAGTGGGAACAGACGTAAGACTTTTCCTGATTGTGTTATATTAATCCCCCGGACTAAAATTGTGAGCCAATCTTCTTTAGTGCTGACAGAGAAGTCTGAATTATGAAAAGTCTTTCTCTCTATGAcaagcatattaaaattttaaaatcaccATGGTTTGGTCGTCACGCATTTGTAAACGATGACCATCCTATAAATTCCTCCAAATAACCGTAGGACAGAACTCACAATTACAAGGGAATTAGAATAGATTTATAGGCCAAAATTAGCGAGCAGCATGAAGCCAGCAGTCACGTTTGTTCTTGGAACAATGTTTGGGGCCTTTATAACACGAGGAATGCAGCGTTGTCAACACCACGGCCATGGATGGCGTAGAGAGTGGCCCTCTTGTCCTCGCCAAGCTCAGAAGAACCCAAGCtcatcaccaccaccaccaactGAACAGACAATTACTGCACCcattactaataattaattagttgcACATGCGATGATAATcgtctttttttgttttgtttcttgtGTAAATGTGAGTGTTCTGTTTCTAATAAATGGACGTTGATGTATAATTCTAATTGTTTTGTCGAAAACAATTCGATTTCAACTGCACTGCTACAAACGAGAGGTCTAGTGATCAAGAGAAATATAGCCGAATTCTGTATCTGCTCCATCCATCATTATGGTTTAGCCAAAGTCCAAGTTCCCCTTCCTGCACAGCTTCATTTCAGTTAATTAAGCCATCAGAgcttcaaaatttataaaatcctcaaaaaggacaaagaaaaatgtatatatttcaattctttatttcttcgaaatagtaattatatatacttatttaaATAACTGAGATTTGTTTTCGTTAGTTGACATTATAAAATCGTAAAAATACATACATACTTGTcaaacaaatcaaataaaacttatatttactaaaaaacAGTAACCTGTGCTCAACGCTTAGTAGAAGTAGaaatgtacttaattatgattatagatttaatatacttataattaatttacttataatcatttaatcaTAGAAAAGTCTATAATGTATCAGACTTATTTTACTTACTATTTGAAATGTGTAGTAAGATTATCTATATAGATTCGATgtgcttttaatttttctttatttatggatacttaatcaaataaagtTATACTGTACAACTTCCttacaattattaatttaaattgttagtaagatatatcaaaatttttaaaattttatttgtgttatgttataattgtttaaatttataaatttaacttattGATGTGAATCAGAATTgaacaattattaaattatagtattaTTAATCAAGGAATTTATTACATAAATTTGAAAGgatagtaataaataattttgtagaATCCTTTGTGCACaattctttttagaaaaattaaatttataataccaaatattatcTAGAAGTTGATTTCTTTCATtggaagtaaaagaaaaagaaatgatccaattaaaatattcttcAAATTCTTGAGCAAGAAACGAGGAGTTGACCCTTGGAGGAGGAGTCACAATTTGATGAAACCTATTGAGGAAAGAAAAGACTCTTGGAAAATACGATACTACAGTTATAAATAGTTGAATAGTTTTCTCAGCTATTTCCCATCTCTCTCCTGTGACTGTGAGTATCCTTCAAAAAATTGAAGCCAAATTGTCAACAGCGAGTTCATTTCAGATATCCAAGAAATGGGAATAATAAGGAAAAGCTTCTCCTTCATGTTAGGGACCTTATGCGGAGTCTACATAGCCCAAAACTACCACATTCCTGACATTAGAAAATTGGCTCGGTCAGGCCTTGTCATGGCCAGACAAATTGAACAAACCCATCGCAGACCACTTCCTGATGACAGCAACAACCACGATGTGTTCGAGTCCGAGTGATTTATTCATTACCATTCTCCAGTTTACTCCTGTAACCTTTCTCTTCCGCACTATGTCTACATGTTTATCCTGATTCTCGTTAAATGGATATATAGCAATTCGTTGTTCTTTCCTTACTTTATATGGTACGTATAGCGTAAGTCCAAGCAGATATGCTCCTCCGATACCTGACTCCCAAGTTCCAACAATTTACCACAGAGCAAACGATAAGTCTCTTTCTACAGCTTAGAGAGCAAACATGCAATACAACAGCCTGCTGAAGTTTGAAAAACCAGAGATTTCTATTGACATTTCGCAAATTCcatgaattttattaagtcatcgttagaattaatataaaatttataaattttcttatctgttcaaaaacttttaaaaataaaaagctttaAAACCATATAAAAATGggaattttctaattttaatggATGAGGAATTGTTCAACTACCggctactttttttatttcttaaaaattgtaaaatttatttattcgatttatatatcaaataaaaagtatGAACAGAGACAAATACAAGGCAATACCTAAACGCTAAACGGCTTGAGTGCTTAGGGCATGTTTGGTTCAGTTGATCAATGCGGCTAATAGCTGGTGGCTGATAACTGATGgctgataaattaaaccatttGATAGAATTTTACTAGCAGTTGCTATTAGCATGTTaagtataatttatcattaaatatattttattttattatatttattgtacaaattaataaaaataatttataataaataaaaatattatagttaatttttttaactcaattatatttattattaaaaatacttataaaaattattttaaaagtaaaaatttaaatttaaattatactaattaaaatttctaatttcaaataccataatttaaatattataattatttaactattataaataattttaaaataataaattatttatttaaaaatattaaaatttaattatataagatcAATTTGATATAAGTTATTGTTAacaaattttaacaaaaataataatgtccaaattaataaacaaaccAACTGATAAAAAAACTTTATATCGAGTCGATTGAAACTAAATCTCCTAAACCAAACACCctcttaattcttatttttttcaacaccgcatttatatatataaaatgattatattcacaaattattaagattcaatcttttgaattttacatgtttaattgagtaaaaaatattatatcatgAAAACTTTTGAGTTCTAAATTTGAgctcttaatattatatatatatatatttatttatttatttatttttgtttgtagagtcaataaaatactttcttttttaaatattaaaaaaattgacaaaGGAAAATACAAGGAAAGTAAGAAAACATAAAACGAATTAATAATAGTTCGAAatgaaaaatactaaaatcataagagtattataaaatatcattttcatttgcCTTATTTAAGTTcaaattagttataaaataagaCAGGTTTTGTTTATGGAAAGAAAGTAAAGAGAAGATGCTTAGCACTCACTAATCACTTATAATTCAGAGATCTAACAATTCAATAACTTGAACTAGCGATAACACATCAGCTTATAATTTTACAAACTAAGCCAGAAGGGCTACTTAGTCTCGAAAACTATGGTAAGGCTAGAAAATTTGAAGCCAACACCTCAAGCTAAAAAATATCAGTTTCATCGTTTTTCTACGTTCTCTTTATAATATAGCCAACCAGTATTCCTAATAGACCAATCAGGAATGCGAAGAATAAAGAGAAACCACCAGCACGGTTTTTGCTAACTTGCTTTCTCATCAGTTCCTGTTGCAAGGAATGACCATGTGGACGGCAACGGTTAGTGAACGTAACAGTAAGAAACACCATTAAACAATTATACCATTTTACTGGCATGAGAAATTATCTTCAAAATGTATTAATAGATACTAAAATTGCAGATAAACAGATATGCAAAAACAGCAAAATACTCTTCCAACTCTATGCCCTGCAAACGAAACTTTTCATTCATCAATATCATGCTATAAAAGAAAGTGCCACACTGCAGGTTTCAGTCAACCATATGAGAAGCAATCACACCATTTCCCGAGCAAATAATATGGTGGTATTACAAGACATACCAGTTCCTGCCGCAGCAGTTGATTTTGAAGCAAAGCTGAAGCTTTCTCCTCAGTTAACTTTGAAATTGTAGACCATACCTGAAAATTCCATCATAAGGTTACGATACAGGATCaaggaaaaaaatattcaacatGCATGTATAGCAACTTAgataaagaaatcaatttcCATAAGATGATAAAAGCCACATtcacatattaatatttaagagctttcaaaaaatcaaaacacGTAAATTCTAAATTGCATCACGTTGCTAGACTCATAATTGTTTGGCACACAAATATGAGATCTATTATAGTAGACTCTTTAGAAATTACCACTAGAATTTGGTGTTTTTGCATATAAGGTTCGATAGGTGTATATCTGTTCAAATCACTCACTTATACTCAACTAGAAGCCTTTGAAAGTCAGATCAATACCTTCCTactaaggaaaaaaaaggagaaggCCCAACTGAACCACTTCAGATTCCAAGAACTGTCCTTTCAACTGGACAAGCAACATAGTGCATAACTTGATCATATTGTCAGCTATTTTAGCATGTCCATTCAAGCTACAGAATCACAGATGTGATTATAAGTTCTCAAGACCTTTCGAGAGGAGTACAGAATAGAAGCTTTCAATCAATCTTAATAAGAATCAGTTTAAGGACTCAGCACATAACCAGCGCAACCACAAATGATCACAGTTCAGTAGAGCATTAAAACTTGTATGACATTCTAAGTGATGAAATATTCATATGGCAAGTTCGAGAACTTGTTAGGAAAAAGTTGTATCTTCTATCGTGATCAagttatcaaatattattcaAATGGAGCAAAAGACAATTTACCTTGGAGGATTTCTCTTTAGGCTCCTCTAAAGATCTTGATACCTGAAGGTCCATGCATGCTGTTAAATGTATATGCTAAGCCAACTGCACAAACGACTATTATCATAAAGACAGAGAAACATAAAGACTTACAGCTTCAAGCAATGATGAGTCCTGATCACCATTCTCAAGCACAGAAGACCTTGGAGATAGCCCTTCTTCAGGTTCTTCTGGGACAGGCGATGGAGGATTAGCAGGGATGTATACAACTCGCAATTTGAACTCCTCAATAACCTTACCATCCTCCTTAGTAAACTGCAAATCAATTAACGCATCTTTAGTtcagatttttttaaatgaacctttgattttcaaaagataaaaggactagaaaaagaaagagagaaagaaagctGGGAAAAACCATCACACCGTATCTGCAGTTATGTCTTTTGTAGTTACACCATCAGGTGCAGCAACACTCTGAAGAAGGAATTTGTCCTTGCATTGCATATCAGGAGGTGCCTCTTTCTGGGCTTGCATTGTAACTGCAACAATCAATTCCAAAATAAGTTAATCATTAGACGAAATAATGAATGGCttattaataagaaagaaCCCACAAAAGTTAGACAATAAGTGAACATAAACCAGCTAAGGAAGGCAAAATGTAGAAAACACATAAGCAAGCAATTAGTCAATGATGAagatgaatttttcttttttcaactGTCAACTGTTTTATATATGCACCTGTAACATTGCAAGCGGTTCCAGGCAAAATGATGCCAGTGTTAGGGCGAACACAGTACTTCTTCGGATTGGTTGTTTTAACCTAATCAAATCCAATATTAGTCAAACCATTATGTTTCATATcgattaagaaaaaagaaaatgggtgAAGCAAAGTCACCTTAAAAGCCACATAACTGTTTGACTTGTTAGTCAATTGCATAGAACATGAACTCTGCTTCTTCAATTCAACTTCACCCGTCCAATAATCAGTAACCGAAAAAGTAATTAAGGCTCCATTAGTTGCCAAAAGTATATGCAGTAACAAATAAAAGCGCGACTTAAACAGAAGAATATATCGTTTCGGATCTAAAACAGTGCATgcaatataattattagaaaaatatatacctAACTCAGTTTTGCAtttcacttatttttataattcctACGAACCAACGCAATTGTCTTAATCAAATGTGATCCTGGCGTAATTCTTTATCGCAAATTTTCTTGGGAACCAAACATAAcaatgagagagagagagagagcacgATCAACTTACATGGGAATTTAAGTTCCGAGGGCTGAATATTGAGAAGATCTCCAGTGCTCATGACTCTACTCTTTCCAATTAGAAAAGCAGCTTCAAGGTAGATTTCTACttaaaattagggtttttgtTTAGTGGAAGAAGAACTGATCACTAATTGTCTCCTTGAGCACTTTGAGCGCGATCTGAATTCTAAGCGAATTGAATTACAAAtaggtttaaattttttcagaattcagtaagaagaaaaaagaaatgcagTTACTACTGACCAGGACAGGCGTAACAAATACGCACCGTTTGATTTGAGGAAAGTGGGTCCTTGACGATAAAACCTTGTGAGGAGAGATCATTCAATTTGAATGGGCCGTCATGTTTGGGAGGTGAACATCCGTGATCGTTAGCTTCAGTCGGTGGCCAATACCATtgctattatttatttattcttttatcaataatatacTATTGCTATACATTTGGTTGgctaatttatattattggtCTACACAATATTGCTCTTATGATAAAATCCTCAGCTGTCCCAgtaaatttaatacttaagGCACAAGTGAACTTTCTTGCAACATTTTACTAGTGACGtttaaattagagaaaacatTTTGAAGACAGCTTGAGATTTCAAATTCTGACATTAAATACCTGCCCACTAGATTAAAGGCTGATGGTTGGTTATGAAAATGTAATTCAGATATGCAGCtcctcatgtttatgctcttCCTGGGAGATAGAAGCTATGGTGCAGAAGATTAAAGTTAATACTGTATTATGATTTTGCTTCTGCTCATTTCACTCTTGCTAATTTTACTGTTGATGAATCCAAgtaaatacataattattattattattattcatatcaAGTATAATTTTCAACTTCAGCTCGAGCTATTAAAAGGCAAATAAAAAcatatcattaaataatatttcacAAATTGGTACCTAATTCTGAAAGTGAAGTTAATGAACCAAAAGCGCACATTTTTGGCAACTTCTTCTGTTTATGTTTGtctgttttttttaataataagtatAAAGACTGGAACTTGGAAAAGATTGCTTAAATTAGAATATGCATATGCGGCCAAGTGAAGACTGTGGGtgtcttctttttctgttttaatattaacttATGTGACAGTAAACtgaca
The Ricinus communis isolate WT05 ecotype wild-type chromosome 1, ASM1957865v1, whole genome shotgun sequence DNA segment above includes these coding regions:
- the LOC8270584 gene encoding putative lipid-binding protein At4g00165, producing the protein MAFSSSKAATLLLLLSLILFTCVSSHKVPVCPPKVPSVPEKPARCPKDTLTFGVCGSWLGLVHEVIGTKPSKECCTLIKGVADLEAALCLCTAIKSNVLGVVKVEVPVAISLLLSACGREVPQGFKCA
- the LOC8270586 gene encoding vesicle-associated protein 1-3, with translation MSTGDLLNIQPSELKFPFELKKQSSCSMQLTNKSNSYVAFKVKTTNPKKYCVRPNTGIILPGTACNVTVTMQAQKEAPPDMQCKDKFLLQSVAAPDGVTTKDITADTFTKEDGKVIEEFKLRVVYIPANPPSPVPEEPEEGLSPRSSVLENGDQDSSLLEAVSRSLEEPKEKSSKVWSTISKLTEEKASALLQNQLLRQELELMRKQVSKNRAGGFSLFFAFLIGLLGILVGYIIKRT